CAACTGGAAGGCATCAACTTTACCACATCCTCGGGATCACTTGGTTCGATACGAAGTTTGGTAGGCAAGCTGCGTGCTTGAAAATCAGATGTTGCAGCTTGTTCAATTTTCCTCTTTATTGCCATTTTTGTGGCTTCAGCTTCCTTTTCAGCTTGGCGCAAAGCATCCTCCGCTTCTTCCTCAAGCGGCCTAACATTATCTGGGTCTACCTATATAAGGCAGCGAAATCAATAGTTTGGAACAAGAGTATACCTCTTCACTGTTATTTCCAGAAAAGGGGAGCATACCTCTTCACTGTTTCCCCAGCCATCGTAAGCTACATAATATCCATTTGGTGTCAAAGCTTCAACTGTTGCATTATACCTGGCAATACAGCTAATCAACATGTTGCAATGGAATGATGTACAAAATGTAAAAGACTATCATATAAATAGAAACAGCGATAGATATATCAACGACAAACTCACCATTCCCCATCTTCACTCCACACAGCTTGCACTCTAGCCCCAACCACAAACTTATGGGAATGTGAAAAGTCATCGAGTCCCTGCCACAAGACTAAATGTGTCAGTAGTGTAGGAAGATAACAAGCCATAATATTTCCAAAACATGTAGTACAAATATATTCATCAGCATATAACATTCATCTATGGAACAACTGGCATGAATTTCTGTTGTATGCAGTGAATAAAGGAAATGTCCAAACAGCTGCCTGCAACAAAAATCCAGCAATCTAATGAAGAACAAAGCTACCTCTGACTGCACTCCAGCCGAATAATTCGGTGGTGATAGACCTGCAACATTCTGGGCACTCTCAGTTTGCTTTGCAGTTGCCAAAAGCTCTTCGGTTAACATAATGACCTGCAGTGGCCACAAAAACTAACATTAAGCATCAGAAACATAAGGAACATCCAAGTATTGTTAAATATGCGCCCATTTTCGAGATCCAACTTAGAACAGCAGCATCGACACCCAAAATCAGGAGGAGGTACTCTAGCATGAGACACAAACCTGCAATCAATCAAGATAAAGGGTAATGGACAACTTTGAAGCCATGGAATTTTAGTCATTGTGTTCATTACTACTAATATTTTTGCTCAGACAGTCCCTACCATTGCTTAAACCAACCTTCTCACCTTTCAATGTTACAAAAAAATCTATATTCCCCAAAAATAAATCTTCTGTTGCAAGCTGCCTTTTCATGCTACCTTGCTGGGAATGGCTCCTTGTAACAAAGAAGAGAACGAATCGATAGCAACAGTGCCAAAATCATATCCTTTTGTGAGAATAATTAATAACTTGGCATTGAAGCAACAGAAAGAAAGAGTATCTGTTGGGTAGTTAATACAAGCACAGGGACATCACAGCGTAAAATAAAAGTAAGAGAATTGACTCACCTCCTGAAGCTCTTTCTCCATATCAAGATATTCAGAAATTTCAGGGTCATCCTTTTTCTCCTTGATAAGCTTCTTAACCTGCAATGCATGCACGTAAGACACATCCCTAAGTGCATGAATTAGATTACTATAAGATgacaaacaagaaattcaaagAAAAATGAATTTGGCAAGAAAATAAAGGCATGGAAGTAACATTAGACTACAAGAGAAATAGAGCAATTAAGGATCTAGAATAGCATAAGCTTCATCATTGATCAGTTCAAGTGAAGTGTGGTGCCAGTACAGCACACTTGGCAGCTTCGAGACAGGACAAACAGTGCATCACAGTTGCTTGAAGAATATCACTTCTCAAACTAAAATCACCACAGTTAAAGATAAGAATGACTGAATGAGATGATAGAAAAAGGGTTCAAAAGATAGTAAGGTTTCATTTTTCTAGTTTTAAATACTGACTGCAGAAGCAAAGGCACGAGTTTAGAATGAAATCCCTAAGTAAACAACCATATGAAATACGCATGCTGTTAACCAAATAACCATGGTGAAACAACATAACAGGCATAAAC
The Panicum virgatum strain AP13 chromosome 6N, P.virgatum_v5, whole genome shotgun sequence genome window above contains:
- the LOC120677726 gene encoding survival of motor neuron-related-splicing factor 30-like isoform X1, encoding MEDLSVEELASNLSTYKDQLREVKKLIKEKKDDPEISEYLDMEKELQEVIMLTEELLATAKQTESAQNVAGLSPPNYSAGVQSEGLDDFSHSHKFVVGARVQAVWSEDGEWYNATVEALTPNGYYVAYDGWGNSEEVDPDNVRPLEEEAEDALRQAEKEAEATKMAIKRKIEQAATSDFQARSLPTKLRIEPSDPEDVKAAKRKKIHAFKSKARFEQLEFAQNKRQNAWQQFQTTKGKAKKVGFFSGRKKESIFKSPDDHRGKVGVTGSGKGLTDFQRREKHLHLKGGSGDALDDEE
- the LOC120677726 gene encoding survival of motor neuron-related-splicing factor 30-like isoform X2, encoding MMEGGRYHKVILIMPEVKKLIKEKKDDPEISEYLDMEKELQEVIMLTEELLATAKQTESAQNVAGLSPPNYSAGVQSEGLDDFSHSHKFVVGARVQAVWSEDGEWYNATVEALTPNGYYVAYDGWGNSEEVDPDNVRPLEEEAEDALRQAEKEAEATKMAIKRKIEQAATSDFQARSLPTKLRIEPSDPEDVKAAKRKKIHAFKSKARFEQLEFAQNKRQNAWQQFQTTKGKAKKVGFFSGRKKESIFKSPDDHRGKVGVTGSGKGLTDFQRREKHLHLKGGSGDALDDEE
- the LOC120677726 gene encoding survival of motor neuron-related-splicing factor 30-like isoform X3, which produces MLTEELLATAKQTESAQNVAGLSPPNYSAGVQSEGLDDFSHSHKFVVGARVQAVWSEDGEWYNATVEALTPNGYYVAYDGWGNSEEVDPDNVRPLEEEAEDALRQAEKEAEATKMAIKRKIEQAATSDFQARSLPTKLRIEPSDPEDVKAAKRKKIHAFKSKARFEQLEFAQNKRQNAWQQFQTTKGKAKKVGFFSGRKKESIFKSPDDHRGKVGVTGSGKGLTDFQRREKHLHLKGGSGDALDDEE